The window AACAGCTGAGCAGGGAAGGTAAGAAAGCCTCACAATATGCCCTTGAGATGGCCGGCATTGATTCCGATGGCAAAGTCAACGTAACGCGCACCATGGCTATTTTAGACCCGGCTTTGGCCACGTCTGAGCGAATTGCATTCATGAAGTTTTCAGGAAGAGGGAGCGCCGATCAGTTGATGCGTTTACTCAAAGAAGTTGGACTTGATCCCAACTACAGAGATGAACAAGGGAACACCCCCCTGACGTTTGCTATTCGAAAGAGAAAAACGCTTTCGGTTCAAGTTCTGGTTCATTGGGATGATTGTCCAGACGAATCTGTGAAGGCGAGTTGCCTGAATTTGACGGCGACAGATGTCAATTTTCCAGGATCAGACGGGATCAAGCCACTGACGCTAGCGAAGCAATTGGGAGCCAACGAGCTCATCCCGATTTTAATTGATGCAAAAGCAGTAGAATAAAAAGGAGAGACCAATGAAAGATCGAATATTTTCCGTTGCTCACTATGCCGACGCCGGAGTGCTGTTTCTTCTGATCGCGCTGAGTATCGCGAGTTTAATTGTGATTTTTGAACGCTATGTGCGACTAGGTCGAATAGCAAAAAGCAGCAAAAGGCAGCGAGACAAACTTGAGGAAGTCCTCGCGCGGGGAAACATGTCCGAAATTGACACACTCCAATTGGTCGATGGATCGCTTGAAGCAAGGTTAGTGAAAAGGGGAATGACGCACTTGAAGCAGAACGGCAGAAAGGGCCTTGAAGAGTCCTTTTCCACATTTGTTCAATTTGAGCAACCAAAGGTGGAGCGCTCACTGACCTTCCTTGCTACGGTCGGTTCAAATGCTCCATACATCGGACTATTCGGGACAGTGCTCGGAATCATGAAGTCCTTTAACGATTTGGCAAATGCGACCAATGCCGGTCAACAAACCGTCATGGTGGGAATCTCAGCAGCTCTTATTGCTACGGCGGCTGGCCTGATGGTAGCCATTCCGAATATCCTTGCATTTAATTACTTTCAGAAACAAGTGAAAGCAATTATTGCGGGGGCTAGAAAGTTTCAAGGATGCTCTCATTGCATACGCTAAAGTAAAGGAGCTCTGAAATGGCGAGTAAAGCCTCTTCTAATAATGAAACCATCTCGGAAATTAACGTCGTGCCATTGGTCGATATTATCCTGGTTGTTTTAATTATCTTTATGGTGACGGCTCCTGCACTCATTAAGCCAAGTGTCGCGATCGATCTCCCTGAGGCATCGAGTGGTGATGAAACAACGCCCAGCTTGTTGAATGTTGCGATCACCGCAGACGGAACAGTGATGATCAATAATCAGGAAGTAAATCAAGAAGAGGCAAAGAATTTGGCGCGCATCGAGGTGGAGAGGAATCCATCCGTAGAGGCAGTGATTGTGGCTGATAGAGAATTGGATTATGGCGTCGTTGTGCGAGTTTTGGATTGGATAAAGTCAACAGGTGTAAACAGATTCGCTGTAACCACCGACAAACCCTTAACAGAATGAGTGTGAGGAGATGAGAAAAAAAATTCTGATCGCCCTTTTCATGATGAATAACCTGGCTTTCGCTGAAACTCCAAAAATCATGAATGATTTGGTGTCGCTGCGGAGTGAAATTGAAATTCTCAGTAACGAACTGGAAGCTTCTCAAAAGGAAAAGCAGGCTGAACTTGATATGTGGATGCAGAAACGTCTGGAAATCGAGTCGAATTTGCAAAAAGAGAAGATGAGGCATGTTCAGATTGCAGAAAGAGACCTGCGACATTCCGCTCTCACCAAGGCTCATGAAAAAATAGAGCCTCAGGGGAAATCGCAATTGTTGGATGGCATTCGTGAAGCCAAAAATTGGGTAGATACTTCTCTTCCTTTTTCGAAGGAGCAGAGAAAAGCTCGACTCGAGAGCCTTGAGAGCCGTCTAGAGCGTGGGATGGAGTCACCGGAGATCCTGGGAGCCGAGCTCTGGGCGTTTTATGAAAGTGAGATTAAGTTGGGAACGCAAAATGAATTTCGTATCATAGATTTTGACTTTCCTCGAGGGCGCGAGAAAGTGGAAGCCGTGCGCTTGGGCCTTTATACAATGTTTATTAGGCAAGTCGATGGCGAGATGAAAGAGGTTGTAAGAGGGGAAAGTGGTTGGGCCACCAAGAGTCTGTCAAAGAAACAAGAGCAGGAGGTCGTCCGTCTTATGGAAGATTTGAAACAGAAAAGGAAGAGCGGAGTCTATTTCTTGCCACTTTCTGAACGGTCGGGTGCTTTATGAAAATGAGAGCTTGGCGTATTTTGATGTATTTTCTGTTTGTTCCTTTTGCTCAGGCCGAAAACCTGGATTTAGAAAAAGCGTTTCAGATTGAATACTCATATTTGATCTCTCAGAGAGAGGCTCTGTTGCGTCAGAAAAAAATGATGGAGAAGAAATTTGACGAGCGAATTGGCTTGGTGAAGAATCGGTTGGATATGGCCCAAAAGGAATTGGCCAAAATGACCGTAAAAAATGATGATGAGTTTGAGGCTTTGGCGGGATTGGATAAAAAAAGACGTGACCTCAATAGAGGAGAGACCTCGTTTGAAGCAATCTATCGAAAATCAGCAAAAGTATTAAATGAAGCTGAAAGGTCTCTTCGCTTTCAGGAAAGGCAGGAGAAGGCAGAAGTTATCGCTCCAGACGGGCCTGGCGTTGGGAGTCTGAGTCCGATTTTCTCACGATCAAAAAAGTTGTTGGAAGCTTTGGCGAGTTCAGAGAGATTCTCGGGCTACTATCTGGACGAGCAGGATACTCTTCGGAGAGGAGAGGTGACAAGACTCGGGCAGGTTACTGCCTTCTTGAGCGGACAACATGGGAATGACAATGCTAGGTCCAGCGGTAACGGTACATTGAAGGCACTCAATAGATCCACCGACAG of the Bdellovibrionales bacterium genome contains:
- a CDS encoding biopolymer transporter ExbD, whose translation is MASKASSNNETISEINVVPLVDIILVVLIIFMVTAPALIKPSVAIDLPEASSGDETTPSLLNVAITADGTVMINNQEVNQEEAKNLARIEVERNPSVEAVIVADRELDYGVVVRVLDWIKSTGVNRFAVTTDKPLTE
- a CDS encoding DUF3450 family protein, with protein sequence MRKKILIALFMMNNLAFAETPKIMNDLVSLRSEIEILSNELEASQKEKQAELDMWMQKRLEIESNLQKEKMRHVQIAERDLRHSALTKAHEKIEPQGKSQLLDGIREAKNWVDTSLPFSKEQRKARLESLESRLERGMESPEILGAELWAFYESEIKLGTQNEFRIIDFDFPRGREKVEAVRLGLYTMFIRQVDGEMKEVVRGESGWATKSLSKKQEQEVVRLMEDLKQKRKSGVYFLPLSERSGAL